The following DNA comes from Kluyveromyces lactis strain NRRL Y-1140 chromosome E complete sequence.
tcaagttgaagaaaagaactCTGACTTACGaggcaaagaaaaaagctCAGAGAAAGGATACAGGGACCGCTgcatttgaagaagatgttgtAGAGAACAAAACGTTTCTTCAGAAAAACTGGAAGTACGTTGTCATAGGGCTACTCGCCTATGTCTTTTTATCCAGTGGATCACAGAAATAATTTCATGTTTTACCATCTTGCTACGTATATATACGTTCaagaagacaaagaaaTGACCAGACGACTGACTTTTATTGCTTGGATAGGATAGGAGTGGTTGAAACATTCAATTAACTCTACGAATACGAAATGTATTACAATTAGTGACATGGATTATTTTGATGAGCAATTTGCCTTGAGTTTATTAATTGAGTGCTCGATGGAAAGACTGAAGTGAAAGATTTACCAATGTTGGCTTTTTAAAAGGATCGAAACTAAGCAACTCCATTACTCACTTCTTATCAACAATCGATCATGCTTTTCTCATTTGCACTGTAACACTGTAGTTGCTGTTACGATAATTCACTTTGCACTTGACTTTCCAGTCAATTAGACTGCCAATCAGCTTCACGATATCATGCACAGTAGTGTTTACTACCAACTCGATAGAACTGTATCCCACTTCACATCTTATTTAATTTATTTACCTGTATATCGTCATAAACAAGTAATGAATGAATTTAAAACTGTTGGGCATTCAATCGTAAACCTCACATCAAACAGtatagaaaaaaaagggaatCCTTAAAAGCCAACCATATCCACATAGCTGTTAGTTTTCGCGGCAATGCAGTGGCATATCAGTGATTACATCAATCCGGTGACGGTACAGAGGTATCAGACTTTGGTTACATCTATCTTGCCAAAAGCAAAAGTATCAAACGATATATCGCTTTCAGGTTCACATTTATTGTTCTTCCATCCAGTAACAGCTGCCCTCAGCGAAGACGGATACTACTCGTACCAGACTCCTGGTGCTATATTGAAACGTGAAGTGCCCTTTCGGCGTCGCATGTGGGTTCAGGGATCAATTGAGTTCAAGAAATCACTGACAGATGGCTGGTACAATTGTCAAGAAGAACttaaattcatcaaagaactGAACAAAGACCATTTCGTAGGGTTGAAGAGAACTATACGAGACGAAAAGGGGTACCTATATGTTAAAGAGTTAAGAACGTTGATATATACTAATCAAAAAGTCTCAGATAAAGTAATAACCAAGTCCGAAGATTACAGTACCCgagaaatcatcaatttggaAGATATCGATGTCATGGTTTACAGTTCGATCAGTTCGAATCCTCATAGAATACATTGGGATAGGGACTATTCGCGCAACGTAGAGGGATACCGTGATGTTATAGTACAGGGCCCGTTTTTGGTTCAATTGGTGATCAACTATTTCGAACAATGTTTTGGAAGACAAGTCTCCAGCATAAAATACAAGAATACGTCTCATGTGTATGCTGGCAcagatcttgaaatctgtCACAATGGACTCGGGAAGGATGGTCAAATCAGTATAATATTGAGAGATCCTAAGGATTCACATAAGGTTTACTTTGAGTGTAAGATAGCTTCATGTATACATATAGAGTAAAAGTACAATCATTGGTGGTTGAAATGagccttcttctttcctgGGAAAGATGCAAGAGCGGATTCAGTACTCTGCCAATGCCGCAGTTTGTTTGCTGGTTTTTGATCAACATCTATTATCGTAGCCTTGACGCTCCTTGTATTGCGGGACCAGGTCAAGAAACAGGTCACATCTCTTAGCGTCATTAGCGTTGACAAATCATCTTTCACAAAACGCTGAGCAGCATAGAGCCTCTGTGTAATACTGTCACTTGATTGGAGATACTGCAGAATGtcatcaagaaattcttcTGGCACTTGGCGTCCTGCAAACAGCGTTTCGATAATCAGCTCCGGATCATGTAAAAAACAGTACTCAATATCTCTTCCCTTCAGCGAGTTATGTGTACAATTCCTACAATAATCACTAGATTGATACAACCACTTTGGCTTGAATTCCCAAGTAATAGCATCATTCAATGAGCATCGATAGATTTGATTGAAATGGTCCAACTGTTCACATGTACTATCCTTGGCATGCAATAAAGGCATGACTATGCATTGCATATGACTATCATCGATTAAGATATTctcatctttcaacacATTAATCCATTTTGTATCGACAAACACCTCTTCTAACCTCATGGAAACAACCACATCGGCCAACATAGGAAGTGACCTGATCTTGGAATCGATAAACTGGAAGTTGTCCTGCACATATGCATTGTTCCTGGAAAGTTTCTGGTGCCTTAAGCTGATACGGTACACTTCACCAGAAAGGAGATAGCAAACATTAGCATTGCCTCTACCAACGAACAATAGAGTCATACCATAGTTTCACACAAAGAACCAAGGCAAACCCAAAAAGTAGGTCATGTGTTTAATCGTGGTGCAGCATCGTTTCTTTGACTTGTCATCTCGTCACCAGATTAGAGATTTATAAAACTAAAAGGCTTTACCTTTTaggaatttttcacttctcACCGCATGAACTTTACAACTGTAAGAACAAGACGGTATTAACTCTGATCTATAACCTGATTCACCACATTATACTTAGGCGATTGGAGCTTCATTGTTCAGAAAGAAGTGCTCTACCAACTTACCTACTAACTTACAACGAAAAGATGTCCAACATTGACGGTAAATTACCTGACATCTTAAGCGATGCTGTGTTGAAGCAATCTGTTCCAGTGCCTGATAATTTTGTTAAGGTCGAAGGTATTGATTACAGCAAACCAGAATCACGCAACATGCGTTCTAAGGATTTAATTAAATCGATGGCTACTATGGGCTTCCAGGCGTCTTCTTTGGGAAAAGCCTGCGATATTatcgatgagatgagatcCTGGAGAGGTGAACATCGTGACAAGTTGGAAGAACATGACCGCAAGGGTTCTTTTGACAATGATGGGTACCAAAAGACTACTATCTTTATGGGTTACACTTcgaatttgatttcttctggCTTGCGTGAGACTTTACGTTTCTTGGTTCAGAAT
Coding sequences within:
- the IPK1 gene encoding inositol pentakisphosphate 2-kinase (weakly similar to uniprot|Q06667 Saccharomyces cerevisiae YDR315C IPK1 Inositol 1 3 4 5 6-pentakisphosphate 2-kinase nuclear protein required for synthesis of 1 2 3 4 5 6-hexakisphosphate (phytate) which is integral to cell function has 2 motifs conserved in other fungi ipk1 gle1 double mutant is inviable) → MTLLFVGRGNANVCYLLSGEVYRISLRHQKLSRNNAYVQDNFQFIDSKIRSLPMLADVVVSMRLEEVFVDTKWINVLKDENILIDDSHMQCIVMPLLHAKDSTCEQLDHFNQIYRCSLNDAITWEFKPKWLYQSSDYCRNCTHNSLKGRDIEYCFLHDPELIIETLFAGRQVPEEFLDDILQYLQSSDSITQRLYAAQRFVKDDLSTLMTLRDVTCFLTWSRNTRSVKATIIDVDQKPANKLRHWQSTESALASFPGKKKAHFNHQ
- the HTD2 gene encoding hydroxyacyl-thioester dehydratase HTD2 (similar to uniprot|P38790 Saccharomyces cerevisiae YHR067W HTD2 Mitochondrial 3-hydroxyacyl-thioester dehydratase involved in fatty acid biosynthesis required for respiratory growth and for normal mitochondrial morphology) produces the protein MQWHISDYINPVTVQRYQTLVTSILPKAKVSNDISLSGSHLLFFHPVTAALSEDGYYSYQTPGAILKREVPFRRRMWVQGSIEFKKSLTDGWYNCQEELKFIKELNKDHFVGLKRTIRDEKGYLYVKELRTLIYTNQKVSDKVITKSEDYSTREIINLEDIDVMVYSSISSNPHRIHWDRDYSRNVEGYRDVIVQGPFLVQLVINYFEQCFGRQVSSIKYKNTSHVYAGTDLEICHNGLGKDGQISIILRDPKDSHKVYFECKIASCIHIE